A genomic segment from Bombus affinis isolate iyBomAffi1 chromosome 13, iyBomAffi1.2, whole genome shotgun sequence encodes:
- the LOC126923619 gene encoding facilitated trehalose transporter Tret1-like isoform X1, which produces MSQRRTVSRRLPRGGDINRFHFSPEAEALRSPSSKWLHCLTAFTVMLNMIIVGTINGWTMISLHYLLSGTGDVPLTLTFDESSWIVSLTVLGSMIGSLLGAQLVVRTGFKTCLVLCNTMFTVGWFIIYVTTSVQVLYLARVILGVGIGIANTVNPMYLSGNFDIGINGVVSSLVGMSASTGSMLAYSLGILMTYESLLLTLVIVSFIAVMSNTCFSVIGYSSVATDRMMQSRRLEYYKDIESPHSEEIELRALRGQTRNELPSRSRSNLPLQSRSNLSSQSKSDLLSQTTSQLLQSSTSEIQRTPTIEIHPEPTSEIHPRMRSELHQPSTSELRQPSTIEIHPEPTSEIHLRTRSELHQPSTSELRQPSTSEIHPDPTSEIHPRTRSELHQPSTSELRQPSTSDIHPDPTSEIHPRTRSELHLRSRTNLTTQSCVDSRGSTDIHDADMDESKYTCLTKLELILQRSNRKALFIMLGLIVAQHLSGNFITMQYMQVIFSKITMNIEPQEATIWVLCVNHISNAITTIKVESLERRVFLVMSTLGSCFTLIILANYLMLHEYKSDVSTVPTFPVIDLIIYQIMFQIGLGTLPNVLLYELFPRKLKGFVRDIIVIFDGIIGFIMPKLYQVVTDNVGLYANYHIFAISCFLAFLMVLIWIPETKGKTYQQIEALLVGKNLNSSNEEVRTNEMNS; this is translated from the exons GTTTCCAGGAGATTGCCTCGGGGCGGTGATATCAATCGTTTCCATTTTTCACCGGAAGCGGAAGCTCTTAGGTCCCCCAGCTCAAAATGGCTGCACTGCCTAACAGCTTTTACTG TTATGCTAAACATGATCATAGTCGGCACAATCAACGGATGGACAATGATTTCTCTTCATTATTTACTATCCGGGACCGGCGACGTGCCGCTGACCTTAACATTCGACGAATCATCATGGATCGTTTCTTTGACAGTACTTGGTTCAATGATCGGTTCACTTCTTGGTGCTCAGTTGGTCGTCCGCACCGGGTTTAAAACGTGCCTCGTTTTATGCAACACAATGTTCACCGTAGGCTGGTTCATCATCTACGTCACAACTTCCGTGCAAGTACTATACCTTGCTCGAGTGATTCTCGGCGTAGGCATTGGTATTGCCAACACGGTAAATCCCATGTACTTGTCAGGAAACTTCGACATCGGTATCAATGGCGTCGTAAGTTCCCTAGTCGGAATGAGCGCATCTACCGGGTCAATGTTAGCATACTCCCTGGGAATCTTGATGACGTACGAGTCACTGCTGCTGACTCTTGTAATAGTATCCTTTATAGCCGTCATGTCGAACACGTGTTTCTCCGTAATTGGATATTCCTCGGTGGCAACAGATCGAATGATGCAATCAAGGAGGTTAGAATATTACAAAGACATCGAAAGTCCTCACAGTGAGGAAATTGAACTACGTGCTCTACGCGGACAGACCAGAAACGAGTTACCCTCACGATCCAGAAGCAATTTACCGTTACAATCCAGAAGCAATTTATCGTCACAATCCAAAAGCGATTTGCTCTCACAAACTACAAGCCAATTACTCCAATCATCCACAAGCGAAATACAGCGAACACCTACAATCGAAATTCACCCAGAACCTACAAGCGAAATACACCCACGAATGAGAAGCGAATTACACCAACCGTCCACAAGCGAATTACGCCAACCATCCACAATCGAAATTCACCCAGAACCTACAAGCGAAATACACCTACGAACGAGAAGCGAATTACACCAACCGTCCACAAGCGAATTACGCCAACCATCCACAAGCGAAATTCACCCAGATCCTACAAGCGAAATACACCCACGAACGAGAAGCGAATTACACCAACCGTCCACAAGCGAATTACGCCAACCATCCACAAGCGATATTCACCCAGATCCTACAAGCGAAATACACCCACGAACGAGAAGCGAATTACACTTACGATCCAGAACCAATTTGACCACACAATCCTGTGTGGATTCACGAGGATCGACGGACATACATGATGCAGATATGGATGAAAGTAAATATACCTGTTTAACCAAGCTGGAATTAATACTACAACGAAGCAACCGGAAAGCTCTGTTTATCATGCTTGGCTTAATTGTGGCACAACATCTTAGCGGAAACTTCATCACTATGCAGTATATGCAAGTGATCTTTAGCAAAATAACGATGAACATCGAACCACAAGAAGCGACAATATGGGTCCTGTGTGTCAACCATATATCCAACGCTATAACCACCATAAAAGTGGAATCTCTTGAAAGAAGAGTATTTTTGGTTATGTCTACGCTTGGGTCGTGTTTTACATTGATCATTCTAGCAAATTATCTTATGTTACATGAATATAAGTCTGACGTTTCCACCGTCCCTACTTTTCCCGTTATCGACTTAATTATATATCAAATAATGTTTCAAATTGGTTTAGGCACGTTACCCAATGTTCTCCTATACGAGTTATTTCCTAGGAAACTAAAAGGCTTTGTTAGAGACATCATTGTGATTTTTGATGGAATAATTGGTTTTATCATGCCGAAACTGTATCAAGTGGTTACCGATAATGTAGGATTGTATGCGAATTACCATATCTTCGCGATATCATGCTTCTTGGCATTTCTAATGGTGCTCATATGGATACCGGAAACAAAAGGAAAAACATATCAGCAGATTGAAGCCCTTCTAGTTggtaaaaatttgaattctTCGAATGAAGAAGTTAGAACCAATGAAATGAATTCGTAG
- the LOC126923619 gene encoding facilitated trehalose transporter Tret1-like isoform X2, translating into MLNMIIVGTINGWTMISLHYLLSGTGDVPLTLTFDESSWIVSLTVLGSMIGSLLGAQLVVRTGFKTCLVLCNTMFTVGWFIIYVTTSVQVLYLARVILGVGIGIANTVNPMYLSGNFDIGINGVVSSLVGMSASTGSMLAYSLGILMTYESLLLTLVIVSFIAVMSNTCFSVIGYSSVATDRMMQSRRLEYYKDIESPHSEEIELRALRGQTRNELPSRSRSNLPLQSRSNLSSQSKSDLLSQTTSQLLQSSTSEIQRTPTIEIHPEPTSEIHPRMRSELHQPSTSELRQPSTIEIHPEPTSEIHLRTRSELHQPSTSELRQPSTSEIHPDPTSEIHPRTRSELHQPSTSELRQPSTSDIHPDPTSEIHPRTRSELHLRSRTNLTTQSCVDSRGSTDIHDADMDESKYTCLTKLELILQRSNRKALFIMLGLIVAQHLSGNFITMQYMQVIFSKITMNIEPQEATIWVLCVNHISNAITTIKVESLERRVFLVMSTLGSCFTLIILANYLMLHEYKSDVSTVPTFPVIDLIIYQIMFQIGLGTLPNVLLYELFPRKLKGFVRDIIVIFDGIIGFIMPKLYQVVTDNVGLYANYHIFAISCFLAFLMVLIWIPETKGKTYQQIEALLVGKNLNSSNEEVRTNEMNS; encoded by the coding sequence ATGCTAAACATGATCATAGTCGGCACAATCAACGGATGGACAATGATTTCTCTTCATTATTTACTATCCGGGACCGGCGACGTGCCGCTGACCTTAACATTCGACGAATCATCATGGATCGTTTCTTTGACAGTACTTGGTTCAATGATCGGTTCACTTCTTGGTGCTCAGTTGGTCGTCCGCACCGGGTTTAAAACGTGCCTCGTTTTATGCAACACAATGTTCACCGTAGGCTGGTTCATCATCTACGTCACAACTTCCGTGCAAGTACTATACCTTGCTCGAGTGATTCTCGGCGTAGGCATTGGTATTGCCAACACGGTAAATCCCATGTACTTGTCAGGAAACTTCGACATCGGTATCAATGGCGTCGTAAGTTCCCTAGTCGGAATGAGCGCATCTACCGGGTCAATGTTAGCATACTCCCTGGGAATCTTGATGACGTACGAGTCACTGCTGCTGACTCTTGTAATAGTATCCTTTATAGCCGTCATGTCGAACACGTGTTTCTCCGTAATTGGATATTCCTCGGTGGCAACAGATCGAATGATGCAATCAAGGAGGTTAGAATATTACAAAGACATCGAAAGTCCTCACAGTGAGGAAATTGAACTACGTGCTCTACGCGGACAGACCAGAAACGAGTTACCCTCACGATCCAGAAGCAATTTACCGTTACAATCCAGAAGCAATTTATCGTCACAATCCAAAAGCGATTTGCTCTCACAAACTACAAGCCAATTACTCCAATCATCCACAAGCGAAATACAGCGAACACCTACAATCGAAATTCACCCAGAACCTACAAGCGAAATACACCCACGAATGAGAAGCGAATTACACCAACCGTCCACAAGCGAATTACGCCAACCATCCACAATCGAAATTCACCCAGAACCTACAAGCGAAATACACCTACGAACGAGAAGCGAATTACACCAACCGTCCACAAGCGAATTACGCCAACCATCCACAAGCGAAATTCACCCAGATCCTACAAGCGAAATACACCCACGAACGAGAAGCGAATTACACCAACCGTCCACAAGCGAATTACGCCAACCATCCACAAGCGATATTCACCCAGATCCTACAAGCGAAATACACCCACGAACGAGAAGCGAATTACACTTACGATCCAGAACCAATTTGACCACACAATCCTGTGTGGATTCACGAGGATCGACGGACATACATGATGCAGATATGGATGAAAGTAAATATACCTGTTTAACCAAGCTGGAATTAATACTACAACGAAGCAACCGGAAAGCTCTGTTTATCATGCTTGGCTTAATTGTGGCACAACATCTTAGCGGAAACTTCATCACTATGCAGTATATGCAAGTGATCTTTAGCAAAATAACGATGAACATCGAACCACAAGAAGCGACAATATGGGTCCTGTGTGTCAACCATATATCCAACGCTATAACCACCATAAAAGTGGAATCTCTTGAAAGAAGAGTATTTTTGGTTATGTCTACGCTTGGGTCGTGTTTTACATTGATCATTCTAGCAAATTATCTTATGTTACATGAATATAAGTCTGACGTTTCCACCGTCCCTACTTTTCCCGTTATCGACTTAATTATATATCAAATAATGTTTCAAATTGGTTTAGGCACGTTACCCAATGTTCTCCTATACGAGTTATTTCCTAGGAAACTAAAAGGCTTTGTTAGAGACATCATTGTGATTTTTGATGGAATAATTGGTTTTATCATGCCGAAACTGTATCAAGTGGTTACCGATAATGTAGGATTGTATGCGAATTACCATATCTTCGCGATATCATGCTTCTTGGCATTTCTAATGGTGCTCATATGGATACCGGAAACAAAAGGAAAAACATATCAGCAGATTGAAGCCCTTCTAGTTggtaaaaatttgaattctTCGAATGAAGAAGTTAGAACCAATGAAATGAATTCGTAG
- the LOC126923614 gene encoding uncharacterized protein LOC126923614 isoform X6 codes for MSLRRTVPRRLPEGEELEPAGLSPLEQCPTSVISLIRQWVACISATLTMVIVGTVYGWTTTSLDHLTSGTTDMPLTLTQDEFSWIVSVTVLGSMFGSLAGAQLADRRGRKYCLLLCCTIFTLGWFIIYVTTSVTMLYLARVILGIGVGIAYTINPMYVSEVANINIRGALGTLIAVNVFTGSLLTCTLGTWLEYRQLLTVLVTISFISILLNMCFPETPYFLLTKGKKKKARKSIAYYKDIVDPERVKFELRALCVEIRYELHQQSGGDLPLQSRSDLPFQSVRGAYSDSFWEVVDTEETSDLHLPSSSDSPSISAVYSEVVCEVHQRPTSELRLQPSRDSRQLHSQSTSEIHQPSTSEIHRPFTSKIRRSSTSEIHRPPKSKIHRSSTSEIHRPSTSEVHRPSTSEVHRPPTIKIHRSSTSEIHQPSTSEVHRPPTIKIHRSSTSEIHQPSTSEVHRPSTSEVHRPPTSEIHRPSTSQIQRPSASAMHPESTSEIRRLSPNEIESDLIRVIRSSSDSRTQSDVDSRESSDTDETYMDETEHTSLSKLRIILHGNHRKALFIMLGLIMAQQLSGNFVTTQYLQVLFSKTTIVINPYEATVLVQLVSLISGTLTILTVEFIGRRKLLILSTGGSCVTLSILATYLLLAEHKYDVSDVSFVPVIDLIINQVVFQIGLGTLPNVILCELFPTELRGFVGAIIVIFDSIIGFTVSKLYQVITDNVGSYVIYFIFATSCCLACLMLFIWVPETKGKTYQEIEALLVGKNLNSLNEEVRTDEMDN; via the exons ATGTCCCTGCGTAGGACG GTTCCTAGAAGATTGCCTGAGGGCGAAGAGTTAGAACCTGCCGGTTTATCTCCGCTAGAGCAATGTCCTACTTCCGTCATCTCACTAATCCGGCAATGGGTAGCATGTATTTCCG CTACGCTAACCATGGTCATAGTCGGTACAGTCTACGGATGGACAACGACTTCACTTGACCATCTAACATCTGGGACCACTGACATGCCGCTAACGTTAACACAGGACGAATTTTCATGGATCGTTTCTGTGACAGTACTTGGTTCAATGTTCGGTTCACTTGCGGGTGCCCAGTTGGCCGATCGCCGTGGTCGTAAATACTGCCTCCTTTTATGCTGCACAATTTTCACCTTAGGCTGGTTCATCATCTACGTAACAACTTCCGTGACAATGCTATACCTTGCTCGGGTGATTCTCGGTATAGGCGTTGGTATTGCCTACACGATAAATCCCATGTACGTGTCAGAAGTCGCCAACATCAATATCAGAGGCGCCCTAGGTACTCTAATCGCAGTGAACGTATTTACTGGGTCATTGCTTACCTGCACCCTAGGAACCTGGCTGGAATACCGGCAGCTCCTGACGGTTCTTGTAACAATATCCTTTATATCCATCTTGCTGAACATGTGTTTCCCCGAAACTCCGTATTTCTTGCTGACAaaaggcaaaaagaagaaagcaCGCAAGTCGATAGCATATTACAAAGACATAGTGGATCCTGAAAGAGTGAAATTCGAACTACGTGCTCTATGCGTAGAAATCAGATACGAATTACACCAACAATCCGGTGGCGATTTACCCCTACAATCAAGAAGCGATTTACCCTTTCAATCCGTACGCGGAGCATACTCAGACTCCTTTTGGGAAGTAGTAGACACAGAAGAAACGTCCGATTTACACTTACCATCCAGTAGCGATTCACCATCCATATCCGCAGTATATTCAGAAGTCGTATGCGAAGTACACCAGCGACCCACAAGTGAATTACGCCTACAACCCTCACGGGACTCGCGCCAATTACACTCTCAATCCACGAGCGAAATACACCAACCATCCACAAGCGAAATACACCGACCATTCACAAGCAAAATACGCCGATCATCCACAAGCGAAATACACCGACCACCCAAAAGCAAAATACACCGATCATCCACAAGCGAAATACACCGGCCATCCACAAGCGAAGTACATCGACCATCCACAAGCGAAGTACACCGACCACCCACAATCAAAATACACCGATCATCCACAAGCGAAATACACCAGCCATCCACAAGCGAAGTACACCGACCACCCACAATCAAAATACACCGATCATCCACAAGCGAAATACACCAGCCATCCACAAGCGAAGTACACCGACCATCCACAAGCGAAGTACACCGACCACCCACAAGCGAAATACACCGACCATCCACCAGCCAAATACAGCGACCATCTGCAAGCGCAATGCACCCAGAATCCACAAGCGAAATACGCCGACTATCCCCAAACGAAATAGAATCAGACCTCATACGTGTAATACGATCCAGTAGCGATTCACGCACACAATCCGATGTGGATTCACGCGAATCGTCTGACACAGATGAGACATACATGGATGAAACTGAACATACCTCTTTAAGCAAGCTGCGAATAATACTACATGGAAACCACAGGAAAGCTCTGTTTATCATGCTTGGCTTGATCATGGCACAGCAACTTAGCGGAAACTTCGTCACTACGCAGTATCTGCAGGTGCTGTTTAGCAAAACAACGATCGTTATCAACCCATACGAAGCGACGGTGTTGGTCCAGCTTGTCAGCCTTATATCTGGCACTTTAACCATCTTAACAGTGGAATTCATTGGAAGAAGAAAACTTTTGATTCTGTCTACGGGTGGGTCGTGTGTTACATTAAGTATTTTAGCAACTTATCTTTTGTTAGCTGAACATAAGTATGACGTTTCCGACGTCTCTTTTGTTCCAGTTATCGACTTAATTATAAATCAAGTAGTGTTTCAAATTGGTTTAGGCACGTTACCCAATGTTATCCTATGCGAGTTATTTCCTACGGAATTAAGAGGCTTTGTTGGTGCCATCATTGTAATTTTCGATAGCATAATTGGTTTTACCGTGTCGAAACTGTATCAAGTGATTACCGATAATGTAGGATCGTATGTGATTTACTTTATCTTCGCGACATCATGCTGTTTGGCATGTCTAATGCTGTTCATATGGGTACCGGAAACGAAAGGAAAAACATATCAGGAGATTGAAGCGCTTCTAGTTGGTAAAAATTTGAACTCTTTGAATGAAGAAGTTAGAACCGATGAAATGGATAATTAA
- the LOC126923614 gene encoding facilitated trehalose transporter Tret1-like isoform X7, protein MVIVGTVYGWTTTSLDHLTSGTTDMPLTLTQDEFSWIVSVTVLGSMFGSLAGAQLADRRGRKYCLLLCCTIFTLGWFIIYVTTSVTMLYLARVILGIGVGIAYTINPMYVSEVANINIRGALGTLIAVNVFTGSLLTCTLGTWLEYRQLLTVLVTISFISILLNMCFPETPYFLLTKGKKKKARKSIAYYKDIVDPERVKFELRALCVEIRYELHQQSGGDLPLQSRSDLPFQSVRGAYSDSFWEVVDTEETSDLHLPSSSDSPSISAVYSEVVCEVHQRPTSELRLQPSRDSRQLHSQSTSEIHQPSTSEIHRPFTSKIRRSSTSEIHRPPKSKIHRSSTSEIHRPSTSEVHRPSTSEVHRPPTIKIHRSSTSEIHQPSTSEVHRPPTIKIHRSSTSEIHQPSTSEVHRPSTSEVHRPPTSEIHRPSTSQIQRPSASAMHPESTSEIRRLSPNEIESDLIRVIRSSSDSRTQSDVDSRESSDTDETYMDETEHTSLSKLRIILHGNHRKALFIMLGLIMAQQLSGNFVTTQYLQVLFSKTTIVINPYEATVLVQLVSLISGTLTILTVEFIGRRKLLILSTGGSCVTLSILATYLLLAEHKYDVSDVSFVPVIDLIINQVVFQIGLGTLPNVILCELFPTELRGFVGAIIVIFDSIIGFTVSKLYQVITDNVGSYVIYFIFATSCCLACLMLFIWVPETKGKTYQEIEALLVGKNLNSLNEEVRTDEMDN, encoded by the coding sequence ATGGTCATAGTCGGTACAGTCTACGGATGGACAACGACTTCACTTGACCATCTAACATCTGGGACCACTGACATGCCGCTAACGTTAACACAGGACGAATTTTCATGGATCGTTTCTGTGACAGTACTTGGTTCAATGTTCGGTTCACTTGCGGGTGCCCAGTTGGCCGATCGCCGTGGTCGTAAATACTGCCTCCTTTTATGCTGCACAATTTTCACCTTAGGCTGGTTCATCATCTACGTAACAACTTCCGTGACAATGCTATACCTTGCTCGGGTGATTCTCGGTATAGGCGTTGGTATTGCCTACACGATAAATCCCATGTACGTGTCAGAAGTCGCCAACATCAATATCAGAGGCGCCCTAGGTACTCTAATCGCAGTGAACGTATTTACTGGGTCATTGCTTACCTGCACCCTAGGAACCTGGCTGGAATACCGGCAGCTCCTGACGGTTCTTGTAACAATATCCTTTATATCCATCTTGCTGAACATGTGTTTCCCCGAAACTCCGTATTTCTTGCTGACAaaaggcaaaaagaagaaagcaCGCAAGTCGATAGCATATTACAAAGACATAGTGGATCCTGAAAGAGTGAAATTCGAACTACGTGCTCTATGCGTAGAAATCAGATACGAATTACACCAACAATCCGGTGGCGATTTACCCCTACAATCAAGAAGCGATTTACCCTTTCAATCCGTACGCGGAGCATACTCAGACTCCTTTTGGGAAGTAGTAGACACAGAAGAAACGTCCGATTTACACTTACCATCCAGTAGCGATTCACCATCCATATCCGCAGTATATTCAGAAGTCGTATGCGAAGTACACCAGCGACCCACAAGTGAATTACGCCTACAACCCTCACGGGACTCGCGCCAATTACACTCTCAATCCACGAGCGAAATACACCAACCATCCACAAGCGAAATACACCGACCATTCACAAGCAAAATACGCCGATCATCCACAAGCGAAATACACCGACCACCCAAAAGCAAAATACACCGATCATCCACAAGCGAAATACACCGGCCATCCACAAGCGAAGTACATCGACCATCCACAAGCGAAGTACACCGACCACCCACAATCAAAATACACCGATCATCCACAAGCGAAATACACCAGCCATCCACAAGCGAAGTACACCGACCACCCACAATCAAAATACACCGATCATCCACAAGCGAAATACACCAGCCATCCACAAGCGAAGTACACCGACCATCCACAAGCGAAGTACACCGACCACCCACAAGCGAAATACACCGACCATCCACCAGCCAAATACAGCGACCATCTGCAAGCGCAATGCACCCAGAATCCACAAGCGAAATACGCCGACTATCCCCAAACGAAATAGAATCAGACCTCATACGTGTAATACGATCCAGTAGCGATTCACGCACACAATCCGATGTGGATTCACGCGAATCGTCTGACACAGATGAGACATACATGGATGAAACTGAACATACCTCTTTAAGCAAGCTGCGAATAATACTACATGGAAACCACAGGAAAGCTCTGTTTATCATGCTTGGCTTGATCATGGCACAGCAACTTAGCGGAAACTTCGTCACTACGCAGTATCTGCAGGTGCTGTTTAGCAAAACAACGATCGTTATCAACCCATACGAAGCGACGGTGTTGGTCCAGCTTGTCAGCCTTATATCTGGCACTTTAACCATCTTAACAGTGGAATTCATTGGAAGAAGAAAACTTTTGATTCTGTCTACGGGTGGGTCGTGTGTTACATTAAGTATTTTAGCAACTTATCTTTTGTTAGCTGAACATAAGTATGACGTTTCCGACGTCTCTTTTGTTCCAGTTATCGACTTAATTATAAATCAAGTAGTGTTTCAAATTGGTTTAGGCACGTTACCCAATGTTATCCTATGCGAGTTATTTCCTACGGAATTAAGAGGCTTTGTTGGTGCCATCATTGTAATTTTCGATAGCATAATTGGTTTTACCGTGTCGAAACTGTATCAAGTGATTACCGATAATGTAGGATCGTATGTGATTTACTTTATCTTCGCGACATCATGCTGTTTGGCATGTCTAATGCTGTTCATATGGGTACCGGAAACGAAAGGAAAAACATATCAGGAGATTGAAGCGCTTCTAGTTGGTAAAAATTTGAACTCTTTGAATGAAGAAGTTAGAACCGATGAAATGGATAATTAA